The DNA sequence GCACACCGCCGCTGCTGTGACCGAAGACCGCCACCCGGGTGCCGGCCACTCGCTCGGCGGTCTCGGCCAGCACGAAGCGGACGGCCTCCGCGACCTCGTGCACTGGAGCCGCCTCGATCAGCCGCTCCCGTCCGGGCAGGAGCACCGGGACCACCTCGATACCGGGCACGGCCAGCCTCCGCCACGGGCGGAAGAACGCGGTGCCCGCCCCGGCGAAAGGGCAGCAGATGATTGACAGCATGGATCCCACGGTTTTCTCGATCTCTCCTTGGACGGTGGCACCGAACCGGGCCGGCTCTGCGGAGTCAGGCGACCGCACTCTCGGTCACCTCACTCAGTCTCAGCTCGGGGTTCCTCGCCACGGATTCGAGCACTCGTGCGTACCGTCCGAGGAGCTCCTGCGCCGTGCCGGCACTGACGAGGTCGACCGCGTAGGTCAGGTTGATGTCCACCTCACCCTGGTGGGCGCCGGCCTGGGGCTGGTCGATGACCTCGAAGCGGACGGGAAAGCGCGCGAAGTCGTCCGGAACGTTGCCGAGGTCGACGGTGAGCCCGGGCAGCCTGATGGCCGGGGCACGATTGTTCTGGAAGGCGAGCATCACCTGGAAGAAGGGGATCCGCCCGATGTCACGGGCCGGGTTGAGAGCCTGGACGAGATGGTCGAAGGGGACGTCCTGGTGGGCGTAGGCCGCGGTGTCCGTGCTACTGACCCGGCCGAGCAACTCCCGGAAGGTGGGGTCGCCCGAGGTGTCGGTCCGTAGCACCAGGGTGTTGACGAAGAAGCCGACCAGGTGTTCCAAGGCGTCGTCGGTCCGGCCCGCCACCGCCGTGCCGACGGCCAGGTCGGTGCCGTGCCCGGAGCCCGTGAGGACTGCCAGCAGAGCGGCGTGGAACACCATGAACGGGCTGACGCCGGCGTCGCGGGCCAGACCGCGCAGGGCAGACCCGGCGACGGCGCCGATCCGGGTCCGGACGGTCACGCCCAAGGGCAGCTCCGAGCTGAGCCGGCCCGGCGGCCACTGCTCCGGGAGGCCCGCCAGCTCGCGCTGCCAGAACCGGACCTGCCGGCTGGTCTCGCTGTCCGGATCGGCCGGGTCCCCGAGCAGGCGCCGATGCCAGAGCGTGTAGTCGGCGTACTGCACCGTCAGGGCGGGCACGGCCGGTGCGTCGCCCGCGCTGCGTGCCGCGTAGGCCGCGGCCGTGTCGCGAGCCAGTGGCACCAGCGACCACCCGTCGCAGGCGATGTGGTGGACGGTGAGCAGCAGTACGTGACGCCGTGCGCCGATCCGGAAGAGGTGGGCGGTGAGCGGCGAGTCGAAGGTCAGGTCGAACGGCTTGCGCGAGGCCGATGCCAGCTCGGCGGTCAGCTCCTGCTCGGTGACGGCGGTCACCGGTAGCTCGACCGGGCTCTCCTCGGGGTCGAGGACGATCTGCTGCGGGGTGCCGTCCCAGTCCGGGTACACGGTGCGCAGGCTCTCGTGCCCGGCCACCAGGTCGTTCAGGGCGAGCTCCAACGCGGCAACGTTCAGCTCGCCGTCCAGCCGGATGGCGGCGGAGAGGCTCTCGCCGCCGCGCGAACCGTGGAGCCGGTTTAGGAACCACAGCCGCTGCTGCACCGGACTGAGCGGGATCACCTCCGGGCGGTTCTCAGGGCGCAGGGTGGGCCGGACGCGGCCCGATCCGGACTCCAGACGCAGGGCGAGCTGGGCGGTGGTCGGAGCCTCGAACACGGTCCGCAGGTCCACCTCGACCCCGAGCTCCGCGCGGATCCGGCTGACCAGCCGGGTGGCCAGCAGCGAGTGCCCGCCCAGGTCGAAGAACGAGTCCTCCGCGGTGACCTGACCGAGGCCGAGCACCCGGGCGAACACGCGGCAGAGCACCTCCTCGGTACGACCACGCGGAGCCCGGCCCCGTGAGAGTGCCCCGAAGTCCGCGGTCGGCAGCGCATCACGGTCGATCTTGCCGCTCGGGGTCATCGGGATCGCGTCCACGGGAACCACCATCGATGGCACCATGTGCTCCGGCAGCTGCCGCCGCACCGCGTCCCGCAGCTCCGACGGGACCGGATCCGGCCCGTCGTCGGCGGCAGTGACGAACGCGACAAGGCGCCGTTCGCCGTGCTGGTCGAGCTGGTCCACCACCACTGCGTGGCCGACCAGCGGGTGTGCGCCGAGCACCGCTTCGACCTCGCCGGGCTCGACCCGCACGCCGCGGATCTTCACCTGGCGGTCGGCGCGTCCGTGGTACTCGAGGCTGCCGTCCGCGCGGCGGCGGACCAGGTCGCCGGTTCGGTACATGCGCTCGCCGCCCGGGCTGAAGGGGCAGTCCAGGAAACGCTCGGCCGTCAGCGAGGGCTGGCCCAGGTAGCCCTCGGCCAGGCCCGCACCGGCGAGGTAGAGCTCGCCGGTCACACCGTCCGGCAGCAGACGCCGCCAAGAGTCCAGGACGAGAGCCCGGGTGTTCCAGATCGGGTGCCCCAGGGCGACGTCGGTTTGAGCGTCGCAGACCGAGAACAGGCTGTCCGCGCACGCCTCGGACGCGCCGTAGAAGTTGACCAGCCGGGAGCCCGGGAGCAGCCTCGTGAAACGTGCCACCAGGTCTGCGGGCAGCGCTTCGCCACTGGAGATCCAAAGCCGGCAGGACGTCAGATCGGCGTCCCGGGAATCGGCGTCGTCCAGGATCGCCCTCAGCAGACTGGGCACGACCGTGATGCGGTTCTCGCCGAGCTGCCCAATCAGGTCGACCAGAGCACTCGCACTGCGCGCCGTGGCGTCGTCGACGAGAGCCAGCCGCGCGCCCGCGATCAGCGCGCTCAGCAGCTCCATGGAGCCGTCGACGAAGCTCAGAGTGGTCTTCGCCACCATGGTCTCGTCAGGCCGGAAGCCGAACTCGGTGGTGTACCAGGCGATCCGGTTGAGCACGGCGCGATGGCTCGCGACCACACCCTTGGGGCGGCCGGTCGAGCCGGAGGTGTAGATGATCGACGCGGCCTCGTCGGCCGCCCGGCTGGTGACCGGGGCTTCTCCGCTGAGATCGGCGTCAGACCTGCCCGCCACCGCTGCCGTGAAGCCGTCCGGGACACCGGGGACGGCCAGGACGGCGGCGGCGCCGCCCCAGGGAGTCCGGTCGGCTCCCTCGGTGGCGATCACCACGGTCGGCGCGGCGTCCTCCATCATGAAGCGGATTCGGTGAGCCGGCAGGCCCGGGTCCATCGGCACGTAGGCGGCGCCGCTCTTCAGCACCGCGACCAGGGCGACGACCAGGTCGGCCGATCTGGGCAGCAGCAGTGCGACGCGTCGGCCCACGCCGGCCCCCGCCTCGACGAGCTTCCGGGCCAACCGGTTGGCTCGGGAGTTGAGTTCGCGGTAGGTGACCTGCTGAGCACTGAACTGCAGCGCCACCGCGTCCGGAGTCCGGGCCACCTGGCGCTCGAACTCGTCGGCCAGGGTGCCCGGCGGCACCGGGCGGGTCTCGCCGTCGCCTGCGGCGACGAGCTGTGCGCGTTCCTCGGCCGACAGCCCGTCCACCTCTGCCACCGTACGGGCGGTGCCCTCGGCGACCACGGTGGCCATCCGGACCAGCCGCCGGGCCCAGGTGTCCATGTCGTCTGCGGAGAGGAAGCCCGGTCGGTGGGTGAGCCGGAGTTCCATGCTGGTGCCCGGCACCACCGTGAGGCTCAGGGGATAGTGCGTCGAATCCTGGATGTCCGCGTTCACCAGCCGCAGTCCCGGAGCGAGTTCGTCTCCCGCTGCGGCGTTCACCGGGTAGTTCTCGAAGGCGATCACGGTGTCGAACAGGGTCGGCCTGGCCAGTGCCCGTTGCAGGGCCGCCAGGTCGGCGTGGTGGTGGGGGAGCAGGTCGGCCTGCACTTGGTGCAGGCGTGCGAAGTAGTCGCGCAGCGGCTCGTCGGCCTGGAGCCGCACCGGCAGTGGCACGGTGTTGGCCAGCAGGCCGACGAGGGACTGCACTCCGGGCAGGTCGGGTGAACGCCCGGAGACCACCGTTCCCAGTACGACCTCCTCGCTGTTGGTGAGCCGCGCGAGGAACAGCGCCCAGATGCCCTGCACCACCGTGTTCAGCGTGGTTTGGCAATTGCGCGCGATCTCACCGAGCGCGGCCGTCGGGCCGGCGGGAATCCGTACGGTGACGGTCTCGGGGCGTTCGGGCACCACGACGCCCGCGAGGTCGGGTGCAACCAGGCCCGGCTCGACGCCGGACAGCGCCGCCTGCCAGGCGGCCAGGGCGGTGTCGGTGTCCTGGCTGCCCAGCCACTGGTGGTAGGCGAGATACGGGGCGGCCGACGGCAACGCTCCGACGTCGCCCTTCTGGCTGTACGCGTGGAAGACCTCCTGCACCAGGAGGGGGTAGGACCAACCGTCGAGTACCAGGTGATGGTTGGTCAGGACGAGGGTGTGCTCCGAGCCGCCGTTGCGGATCAGGAGGAAGCGCAGCAGCGGCGGCCGCGCGAGGTCGAACGGCCGCGCCCGCTCAGTGGCGAGCAGGGCCCGCCGCCGGGCGGCCCGGCTGTTCTCGTTCAGGTCGCTGAGGTCCTCCTCGGACCAGGGCGCGTCGGCACCCCGCACGACGAACTGGATCGGGTCACCGTCGGGCCGGCCGCGGAAGCCGGCCCGCAGCGCCTGGTGCCGTGCCACGACGACGGCGCAGGCCCGCCTGAGGAGCGCCGTGTCCAGCGGGCCGGACAGGTCCAGGGTGAGCTGCGCGGTGTAGACGTCCGCGGCCCGGTCGGCGACGCGGGCGTGGAAGTAGAGCCCCGATTGCAGTGGGGTGAGCGGGTAGATCTGCTCCAGTGTGGATGAACGCATGACGGTTACTGACACCCCTCCAGCTCGGACTCCAACTCGTCGATCTCCGCCTGACTCAGCCCCTTCAGAAAAAAGTCGGAGGGGGTGTGGATGCTCATCGACATGGTGCCGACGTGAGCGGAGACGTCCGCCAGGGCCTCGCACCACCGGCGGGACAGCTCCTCTAGTTCGGCCTGGCCGACGCAGCCGGCCGGCGAGCTCCACAGCGCGCGCAACTCCGGCTTCCCGCCCTCCTCCACGACCAGCACGTCGAGGGTCAGCGTGTGACTGGCCGGCATGTCGGCAGGGCGGCCGTCACGCAGCACGTCCACACCGGACAACGGCGCCCAGTCGGCGGATCCGGGCTCGACGACCCGACCCAGGTAGTTGAACAGGATCTGTGGCGTCGGCAGCCGGCGGAGCCGCGCGGCCGTGTCGTTGTTCAGGTACCGCAGCAGACCGAAGCCGAAGCCGTCGTCGGGCGCCGCGCGCAGTTGTTCCTTGACCAGTGCCACGGCTGCCCCGGCGGCCCTCCGCCGCGCGGCGGGTTCCGTGTGGTGGCCGGTGCCTGCGAACAGCCGGACCGGGTGGATGCTGGTGAACCAGCCGATGGTGCGGCTGGTGTCGCAGCCGGTTGCCTCGTCGTTCCGGCCGTGGCCCTCGACGTCCACCAAGACGCCGGTGTCCGACGGCAGCGCGAGCGCCGCGCGGTGGCGGGCGATGGCGACGGCCAGGGCGCCCAGCACCACGTCCGGCACGGAGCCGTGGAAGGCGGCGGGTGCGTCGGCGAGCAGTGGGCCGGTGACGGTTGGGTCGAGGCGGGTGGCCACCCGGACACTGGTGGCGGCGGTGTCGGTCGCCGGGACCGGCGAGCGATTGCCGAACAGGGGCTCCGCCTCGCTCAGCACCTCCTGCCAGTGGGCCAGTTCGGTGATCCGGCCGGGCGTGTGCGCCTCGGCGCTCAGCCCGGCGGCCCAGCGTCCGAACGAGGTCGAGACCGGGGCGAGGCGCGGCTCCCGACCGGTCTGGTACGCGGCCCAGCCGACCTCCAGGTCACGGAGCAGCACCCGCCAGGAGACGGCGTCCACCGCGAGGTGGTGCACGACGAGGAGCAGAGCCCCGGTCGCCGCCGGACCGCGATCGAACCAGCAGGCCCGGAGCATGACCCCCGCGCGGGGCCGAAGCCGGGCGGCGGTGGCCGACGCGTGGTCGGCGGCCGCCGTGGCGAGCTCGTCCGCGTCGAGGCCGGTCGCATCGATCCGCTCGATCAGCGCGGCCGCCGAGCCCGAGCGTGGCGGGTCGACCACGAGCGAGTGGCCCGGCGCGACCGACCGGGCGCGCAGAAGGTCGTGATGGTCCAGCAGGCTCTGAAGGACGGATCGCAGCCCGTCCTCGGTGAGGTCCGACGGTGTGCGGAGCACCAGCGACTGGTGATAGCCGTCGGCCTCCTCGGTGAGCTCGCCGAGTCGGGTGGTCATCGGAGTGGCCGGTACCGGCCCGCTGAAGGGGTCGTGCTCCTCGCGCGGGTCGGCGCCGGCCTGGCGTTCCACGCGTTCGACGACATCGACCAGGGCGGCGGCGGTCTCGTTGGCGAAAACCTGCTTCAGGGTCAGCGCCCAGCCGGCCTCGCGGGCCCGGGCGACGAGCTGGATCGCCATCACGCTGTCGCCACCGAGCTCGAAGAAGCTGTCGTCGGCCCGGCAGGCCTCCAGACCCAGGACGTCCTGGAACAGCCCCGTCAGGAACTGCTCGGCGGCCTCGGTGTCCCGCGCTCCCGAGGCCACCGGAGCACCGGCTGTCCGGGCGGTGGGCGCGATCGACGGCTGGGTCCCGGGCGCGGCGTCGCCACCGCGCGTCACCGCTGTGGCGGCCGGTCCTCCGGCGTCCGCGATGCGGCGCCGGGGGTTGCGGGCCGCGTCCGTCAGCAGTCCGACCAGGGAGTCGAGGTACCGGTCCGCGTCCTCGGGGCGGTGCAGTTCGGCGCCCGCGTCCAGGTCGACTGCCAGCCCGGAGCCCGGCCGACGGCAGATCGCGACAGCGAGATCGGGCACCGGGCCGTTCGAGAGGTTGTGGGCCGTGACCGGGAGCCCGCCGATGGCGAACTCGTACGGGAAGGCCATCACGTTGACCGAGGTCGCGGTGAGCCCGCGCTCGCCCCTGCGGTGGCCCAGGTTGCGGTGCAGGTCCTCGGCACGGTAGCGCTGGTGGGCCAGCGCGAGCTTGATCGCCGCGGTTGCCTGGTCGGTGAGCTCGGCGAACGTCGCCTGGCCCCGGACGGTCAGCCGCAGCGGTACGACGTTCGACGACATGCTGGGAGTCACCCGCGCCGCCTGCCCCCGGCGCGAGAGGACGGGGAGGGAGAGCAGCACGTCTTCGGCACCGGTAGCCCGGTGCAGCAGCGCCGCGGTGGCGGCGACGGCGGCAGGTGCGAGAGCCCGGCCGAACGCCGACCGCAGCAGCTCGTCCTGGGCGGACGAGAGCCGTAGGGAGCGGCGGGTCGTGGTGGTGCAGTGGCGCCACGGCCGGTCGGACAGCGAGACGGGCACCGGATGGTCCGCCATCGCCCGTAGCCAGTGGTCCCGGTCCCGGTCGACGTCCGGTGACGCGTAGTACTCCACCTCGGTCGCGAGCACCGCGGTGAGAGGGGCGAATGGGGAGCGCGACGGCGCGGCACCGCGCACGGCCTCCGCGTAGAGAACGGCGACCCGTTCGGTGAACAGGGCCGCGCCGTGGCCGTCGACGGCCAGGTGGTGGGCACGCTGGAACCACAGCGTGCGCTGCCCGGACAGGGTCAGCAGCGCGATGGTGAAGAGCGGTTCGGCGGTGACGTCGACCGGCCGGGTCAGTTCCGCCCGCATCCAGCCGAACGCGGCTGCCTCCGGGTCCGGTTCCCCGCTCAGGTCCAGGAGGACGACCGGCTCGTCCGGCACCGGGACCAGGAACTGGCGGGGACCGTCGGGCAGGTCCGCCACTCTGACGCGCAGGGCCTCGGCTTCCCACAGGGCCTGTGACGCCGCGCGGACGAAGGCCGGGGCGTCGAGGGCGCCGGCCACGTCGAAGTACTCGGCGATCTGGTGGCGGCTCCCACCCGGCCCGGCCTGGTCCGCCAGCCACATGCCTAGCTGCGCCTGCGACAGCGGCAGATACGTGGGGACCGGCTCGGGCCCGCCGGTCGTCAGCCGGTCGTCCTGCTGGAACACGGAACTCATCTCGCTCAGCTCTGACTGGTGGGGAAGACGGGAAGGTCCACGTAGGACGCCTGCGGACCACGCCGGTGGATCTGCACGACCGGCGGCGGGTAGTGCACGGGCGTGCGCGCGTTGTCGCGATCGCATCCGGTGACCGCGATGCGCAGGCGGTGGCCGGGGCCGAAGACATGGGAGATCGGGTGCAGGTCCACCGTGAGGGCGGTGGGCTCCTCGGGAAGGTCGTGGCAGTCGGCCTCAGCGCTCGGGAAGTAGGGCAGGCCGAGGTTGTCGTACGGCGCGGTGCCGAGCGCGCGGTGCGAAGCCCGGACCACCCCTTCGGTCACGTAGTGCGACTCCCCGTCGGGGGCCACGTCTTCCAGGTACACGAAGAAGTCGCCGTCCGGGTGCGTCGAGGTGACCCAGAGCCGGATGACCGGATGACCGGTCACCTCCAGGGCCTGGGTCAGCGGAGGGGTGGTGTACGTCAGGGCGTTGGCGTCGTTCGCGGTCATCGGGGGGTAGCCGAAGGGGCCGCCGTAGCCGTTGGTCCAGCGGGTCGCGGTGCCCGACGAAGCCGTGTAGTCGACCACGAACTCGTCCATGCCGCCGAGCCGGGAGGGCTCGGCGGTGGTGAGTGCGCCGTCGTTGACGGAGGCGAGCGGCTCGTCGTCCCCTGCGGCGAAGTACAGCCGTTCCGTACGTACCTCGGCCGGCGGCCACTGCTCGGTGCCGCGCCACTGTTCGCCCGGGGCGGCGGACCGCCGGTAGTAGCGGATCGACGGCTCGTCCATGACGCCGGTGTCGATCCCCTTCAGCCAGTGGTCGAACCAGCGGAGGTGCTCCGTGGCGAGGTCGGCGCCCTCTCGGCCGTCGTGGGACCAGTCGCCGACGATCAGCTTGCGCGGCCCGCCCAGGTTGGCGTGCCATTGGAATGCGTCCCGGACCCAGATGTCGTGCCATCCGGCCAACTGGTAGATGGCGACCGGGGATTCGCGGACCGCAGCCACGGCGGAGGCAGGGCTCTGGCGTTCGAAGGGGAGTCCGTCGTCCTCGGGGCTGCGGCTGTCGCGGAACGGCAGGGTGAGCGCCCTGGCGAACACGTCGGCGTTGACCTGATGACCGGCGACCGCCTCGCGCACCGCGTCGTCGTCGTCCTGGACCGGGGCGGCCTCCAGCTGGGTGTCGAGGGCCCGGACCCGGGTGCCCCAGTTGTGGATGAAGTCGTGCCGCAGGATCCCGCCCGGGTAGAGGAAGGAGTACAGGTCGAACAGCGCGACCTGCGGGAAGATCGCCTTCAGGCTGGGCGGGGCCGTACCGGCGGCCAGGAACTGCGTGATGCCGAGGTAGGACTCGCCGAACATGCCGATGTTGCCGCTGCACCATTCCTGGGCCGCCAGCCACTCGGTGATCTCGTAGGCGTCCCGGGTCTCCTCCGGCGAGAACTCCTGGCCGCGTGAGCCGGTGGACGCTCCGCTGCCGCGTGAGTCGGCGGCGGCGATCACGTAGCCCTGCTTCAGGACCTCGCGCAGCCAGGGCCGGGTGTCCAGCTTGGTGCGCGGAATCCCGTCGACGATGTCGGACCGGTGGTAGCGGTCGTGGCACCAGATCGCGGGCAGCGGGGTGGTGACCACCTCGCCGTCCCGCTTCGGACGGAAGACGTCGACCGCGATGCGCACGCCGTCGCGCATGGTCACGTAGTGGGTGGACGACTCGACCGAGTCCATGTCCTCCAGGAAGGCCACGATCGCGTCGGTCTCCTGCGTGAGCCGGTTGCGCAGCGCGGCGTCGACCTCCCCGGTGGCGGCCTGCCACCGGAGCTGCCCCTCGGAGGTCCACACCCGTACGTCAGCCTGCCTGAGCTCCAACAGCAGCCCGATGACACCGGCGCGCGGTAGCCCGTCGGCCGACCGGTCGTCGTCCTGCGTCCGTGTCGTCATGTCTCCTGTCCTTTCTTAGCGTTCCGCGTGGCCGACCGGGGGAGCACCGACGGGCCCCCGGTCGGCCACGCGCGTCACGGCCTTCGCGCCCGTCTTCCGGTCGATGTGCGCGCCCAGTTCCGCGACCGTGACGTACCGGAAGAGGTCGACC is a window from the Streptomyces sp. NBC_01244 genome containing:
- a CDS encoding CocE/NonD family hydrolase, producing MTTRTQDDDRSADGLPRAGVIGLLLELRQADVRVWTSEGQLRWQAATGEVDAALRNRLTQETDAIVAFLEDMDSVESSTHYVTMRDGVRIAVDVFRPKRDGEVVTTPLPAIWCHDRYHRSDIVDGIPRTKLDTRPWLREVLKQGYVIAAADSRGSGASTGSRGQEFSPEETRDAYEITEWLAAQEWCSGNIGMFGESYLGITQFLAAGTAPPSLKAIFPQVALFDLYSFLYPGGILRHDFIHNWGTRVRALDTQLEAAPVQDDDDAVREAVAGHQVNADVFARALTLPFRDSRSPEDDGLPFERQSPASAVAAVRESPVAIYQLAGWHDIWVRDAFQWHANLGGPRKLIVGDWSHDGREGADLATEHLRWFDHWLKGIDTGVMDEPSIRYYRRSAAPGEQWRGTEQWPPAEVRTERLYFAAGDDEPLASVNDGALTTAEPSRLGGMDEFVVDYTASSGTATRWTNGYGGPFGYPPMTANDANALTYTTPPLTQALEVTGHPVIRLWVTSTHPDGDFFVYLEDVAPDGESHYVTEGVVRASHRALGTAPYDNLGLPYFPSAEADCHDLPEEPTALTVDLHPISHVFGPGHRLRIAVTGCDRDNARTPVHYPPPVVQIHRRGPQASYVDLPVFPTSQS
- a CDS encoding condensation domain-containing protein, with translation MSSVFQQDDRLTTGGPEPVPTYLPLSQAQLGMWLADQAGPGGSRHQIAEYFDVAGALDAPAFVRAASQALWEAEALRVRVADLPDGPRQFLVPVPDEPVVLLDLSGEPDPEAAAFGWMRAELTRPVDVTAEPLFTIALLTLSGQRTLWFQRAHHLAVDGHGAALFTERVAVLYAEAVRGAAPSRSPFAPLTAVLATEVEYYASPDVDRDRDHWLRAMADHPVPVSLSDRPWRHCTTTTRRSLRLSSAQDELLRSAFGRALAPAAVAATAALLHRATGAEDVLLSLPVLSRRGQAARVTPSMSSNVVPLRLTVRGQATFAELTDQATAAIKLALAHQRYRAEDLHRNLGHRRGERGLTATSVNVMAFPYEFAIGGLPVTAHNLSNGPVPDLAVAICRRPGSGLAVDLDAGAELHRPEDADRYLDSLVGLLTDAARNPRRRIADAGGPAATAVTRGGDAAPGTQPSIAPTARTAGAPVASGARDTEAAEQFLTGLFQDVLGLEACRADDSFFELGGDSVMAIQLVARAREAGWALTLKQVFANETAAALVDVVERVERQAGADPREEHDPFSGPVPATPMTTRLGELTEEADGYHQSLVLRTPSDLTEDGLRSVLQSLLDHHDLLRARSVAPGHSLVVDPPRSGSAAALIERIDATGLDADELATAAADHASATAARLRPRAGVMLRACWFDRGPAATGALLLVVHHLAVDAVSWRVLLRDLEVGWAAYQTGREPRLAPVSTSFGRWAAGLSAEAHTPGRITELAHWQEVLSEAEPLFGNRSPVPATDTAATSVRVATRLDPTVTGPLLADAPAAFHGSVPDVVLGALAVAIARHRAALALPSDTGVLVDVEGHGRNDEATGCDTSRTIGWFTSIHPVRLFAGTGHHTEPAARRRAAGAAVALVKEQLRAAPDDGFGFGLLRYLNNDTAARLRRLPTPQILFNYLGRVVEPGSADWAPLSGVDVLRDGRPADMPASHTLTLDVLVVEEGGKPELRALWSSPAGCVGQAELEELSRRWCEALADVSAHVGTMSMSIHTPSDFFLKGLSQAEIDELESELEGCQ
- a CDS encoding non-ribosomal peptide synthetase: MRSSTLEQIYPLTPLQSGLYFHARVADRAADVYTAQLTLDLSGPLDTALLRRACAVVVARHQALRAGFRGRPDGDPIQFVVRGADAPWSEEDLSDLNENSRAARRRALLATERARPFDLARPPLLRFLLIRNGGSEHTLVLTNHHLVLDGWSYPLLVQEVFHAYSQKGDVGALPSAAPYLAYHQWLGSQDTDTALAAWQAALSGVEPGLVAPDLAGVVVPERPETVTVRIPAGPTAALGEIARNCQTTLNTVVQGIWALFLARLTNSEEVVLGTVVSGRSPDLPGVQSLVGLLANTVPLPVRLQADEPLRDYFARLHQVQADLLPHHHADLAALQRALARPTLFDTVIAFENYPVNAAAGDELAPGLRLVNADIQDSTHYPLSLTVVPGTSMELRLTHRPGFLSADDMDTWARRLVRMATVVAEGTARTVAEVDGLSAEERAQLVAAGDGETRPVPPGTLADEFERQVARTPDAVALQFSAQQVTYRELNSRANRLARKLVEAGAGVGRRVALLLPRSADLVVALVAVLKSGAAYVPMDPGLPAHRIRFMMEDAAPTVVIATEGADRTPWGGAAAVLAVPGVPDGFTAAVAGRSDADLSGEAPVTSRAADEAASIIYTSGSTGRPKGVVASHRAVLNRIAWYTTEFGFRPDETMVAKTTLSFVDGSMELLSALIAGARLALVDDATARSASALVDLIGQLGENRITVVPSLLRAILDDADSRDADLTSCRLWISSGEALPADLVARFTRLLPGSRLVNFYGASEACADSLFSVCDAQTDVALGHPIWNTRALVLDSWRRLLPDGVTGELYLAGAGLAEGYLGQPSLTAERFLDCPFSPGGERMYRTGDLVRRRADGSLEYHGRADRQVKIRGVRVEPGEVEAVLGAHPLVGHAVVVDQLDQHGERRLVAFVTAADDGPDPVPSELRDAVRRQLPEHMVPSMVVPVDAIPMTPSGKIDRDALPTADFGALSRGRAPRGRTEEVLCRVFARVLGLGQVTAEDSFFDLGGHSLLATRLVSRIRAELGVEVDLRTVFEAPTTAQLALRLESGSGRVRPTLRPENRPEVIPLSPVQQRLWFLNRLHGSRGGESLSAAIRLDGELNVAALELALNDLVAGHESLRTVYPDWDGTPQQIVLDPEESPVELPVTAVTEQELTAELASASRKPFDLTFDSPLTAHLFRIGARRHVLLLTVHHIACDGWSLVPLARDTAAAYAARSAGDAPAVPALTVQYADYTLWHRRLLGDPADPDSETSRQVRFWQRELAGLPEQWPPGRLSSELPLGVTVRTRIGAVAGSALRGLARDAGVSPFMVFHAALLAVLTGSGHGTDLAVGTAVAGRTDDALEHLVGFFVNTLVLRTDTSGDPTFRELLGRVSSTDTAAYAHQDVPFDHLVQALNPARDIGRIPFFQVMLAFQNNRAPAIRLPGLTVDLGNVPDDFARFPVRFEVIDQPQAGAHQGEVDINLTYAVDLVSAGTAQELLGRYARVLESVARNPELRLSEVTESAVA